Proteins co-encoded in one Setaria viridis chromosome 9, Setaria_viridis_v4.0, whole genome shotgun sequence genomic window:
- the LOC117839541 gene encoding uncharacterized protein: MDPHPVTGPAASDADDWDNDDFVIPSFSVEESNLGDWEAARASDPQPPPKATKDTENIYLGPHGAPPSRAKKPEDTSATTGFRDKNKAREADQKVSGAGRNNKGDFHRHNGGNHAKDPFKRGA; the protein is encoded by the exons ATGGATCCGCACCCCGTGACCGGCCCCGCCGCGTCCGACGCCGACGACTGGG ATAATGATGACTTTGTGATCCCAAGCTTCAGTGTTGAAGAATCCAATCTCGGTGACTGGGAAGCTGCACGGGCTTCTGATCCTCAGCCACCTCCAAAG GCCACTAAGGACACAGAAAACATCTATCTTGGACCACACGGTGCACCACCATCCCGAGCTAAGAAGCCAGAGGACACTTCAGCTACAACTGGGTTCCGTGACAAGAACAAAGCGAGGGAAGCTGATCAGAAGGTGTCTGGAGCTGGCCGGAACAACAAAGGAGACTTCCATCGCCACAATGGTGGCAACCATGCCAAGGACCCCTTCAAGAGAGGTGCTTGA
- the LOC117839538 gene encoding uncharacterized protein — MSTVVMRVDLECEKCYKKIRKVLCKVQDKVSIRTITYDEKSNTVTVSGPFDGEEVADRLTHNAGKIITDIHVAGVGAWGGGGGKQKHGAPAAAAAKAPKPGKGNDHGHGHGHGHGHGNAQGKGHGGHGGGGHGGGKAKPEKKHVKFDDDDDLDDDDFDDFDFDMGKPAGGGGHAHHGHGHGHGHGGGGKPKIITTNTPVAARLEAPRTGPSMSMAAAAPVRMPGMMPPMMPQHQHQHQPQAQAQAAPSIWPAPAPEWGYSAQPYGGPPAGGYYGGGGPAAYGHAAYAPYGGYGRSPYGQQQYYEEEPSAGCSVM, encoded by the exons ATGTCGACGGTTGTCATGAGAGTGGATCTCGAGTGTGAGAAATGCTACAAGAAGATTAGGAAGGTCCTCTGCAAGGTCCAAG ACAAGGTGAGCATCAGGACCATCACCTACGACGAGAAGAGCAACACGGTGACGGTGTCCGGCCCCTtcgacggcgaggaggtcgCGGACCGCCTCACCCACAACGCCGGCAAGATCATCACCGACATACACGTCGCCGGGGTCGGTgcctggggcggaggcggagggaaGCAGAAGCACGGTgcccccgcagccgccgccgccaaggcgcCCAAGCCCGGGAAGGGTAACGACCACGGtcatggccatggccatggccacggGCACGGGAACGCCCAGGGCAAGGGCCACGGCGGGCATGGCGGTggaggccacggcggcggcaaggcgaAGCCGGAGAAGAAGCACGTCAagttcgacgacgacgacgacctggacgacgacgacttcGACGATTTCGACTTCGACATGGGCAagccggcgggcggtggcgggcacGCGCACCACGGTCACgggcacggccacggccacggcggcggcggcaagccgaAGATCATCACCACCAACACCCCCGTGGCGGCGCGTCTCGAGGCGCCCCGCACCGGCCCGTCGATGtcgatggccgcggcggcgcccgtgcGGATGCCGGGGATGATGCCGCCGATGATGCCGCAGCACCAGCATCAGCATCAgccgcaggcgcaggcgcaggccGCGCCGTCCATCTGGCCGGCGCCCGCCCCCGAGTGGGGCTACAGCGCGCAGCCGTACGGCGGCCCGCCCGCCGGCGGgtactacggcggcggcgggcccgcGGCGTACGGCCACGCCGCGTACGCGCCGTACGGCGGCTACGGCAGGAGCCCGTACGGGCAGCAGCAGTACTACGAGGAGGAGCCCAGCGCCGGGTGCAGCGTCATGTGA
- the LOC117839540 gene encoding uncharacterized protein produces MAKASAETNTTALFFSFSAVVLLLLALQPPDRRPGGGTLADLLLAALDRFPDARGLLDLATRRNMVLLCHAILLVILRNAGILGAPARRRGATATTASAVVADAADAGACCAPVLTDAAERSIVVWRRPRGGAKQDAHADGSGHRLVRRRQARRSAQQHPAAAAAPIPRAVPALAEQPEQQQPPLTSKEIVLVDHDRAAAVVELHMTSASTTDGEKSDGRDVDTAAEETPELADDRRIEEFIAKQWSKIRHESLQLDRSSGSQSQAITTC; encoded by the coding sequence ATGGCGAAGGCGAGCGCCGAGACAAACACCACGgcgctgttcttctccttctccgcggtcgtcctcctcctcctcgccctccagCCGCCGGACcggcgccccggcggcggcaccctcGCCGACCTCCTGCTCGCCGCGCTCGACCGCTTCCCCGACGCCCGCGGCCTCCTCGACCTCGCCACCAGGAGGAACATGGTCCTGCTCTGCCACGccatcctcctcgtcatcctcagGAACGCCGGCATCCTCGGCgcccccgctcgccgccgcggcgcgacCGCGACCACAgcctccgccgtcgtcgccgacgccgctgATGCAGGCGCCTGCTGCGCTCCTGTTCTGACCGACGCGGCGGAGAGGAGCATCGTcgtgtggcggcggccgcggggcggcGCCAAGCAGGACGCGCACGCCGACGGGAGCGGCCATCGTCTCGTCAGGCGTCGTCAGGCGCGGCGAAGCGCCCAGCAGCACccagcggccgccgcggcgccgatcCCACGCGCCGTGCCAGCATTGGCCGAACAACCGGAACAGCAGCAGCCGCCTCTGACCAGCAAAGAGATCGTCCTCGTTGACCATGATCGCGCCGCGGCGGTCGTTGAGCTTCATATGACTTCTGCGAGTACGACGGATGGCGAGAAGAGCGACGGAAGGGACGTAGACACCGCAGCGGAGGAGACGCCGGAGCTAGCCGATGACAGGAGAATCGAGGAGTTCATCGCCAAGCAGTGGAGCAAGATTCGGCATGAGAGCCTGCAGCTGGACAGGTCGTCAGGGTCCCAATCCCAAGCGATAACAACATGCTAG
- the LOC117839537 gene encoding glucose-6-phosphate 1-dehydrogenase, chloroplastic isoform X1, which yields MAATGFRVHPAAFFSAHPREAGAKQLPFHHCSPHRILVARRTWLLRARSSNGRPQIGASFSNSNGIVHAEVLDGKPAGDGPPKQGGGTVSITVVGASGDLAKKKIFPALFALFYEDCLPEHFTVFGYARSKMSDEELRNMISMTLTCRIDKRENCGDKMEEFLQRCFYQSGQYNSEEGFAELDRKLKEKEEGKVPNRLFYLSIPPNIFVDVVRSASRTASSSTGWTRFIVEKPFGRDSESSGELTRSLKKYLAEEQIFRIDHYLGKELVENLSVLRFSNLVFEPLWSRNYIRNVQLIFSEDFGTEGRGGYFDNYGIIRDIMQNHLLQILALFAMETPVSLDAEDIRNEKVKVLRSMRPLKVEDVVVGQYKGHTRGGRSFPGYADDPTVPKGSVTPTFAAAALFIDNARWDGVPFLMKAGKALHTRRAEIRVQFRSVPGNLYRRSVGTDPDTATNELVLRVQPDEAIYLKINNKVPGLGMRLDRSNLNLLYSERYRREIPDAYERLLLDAIEGERRLFIRSDELDAAWAIFTPVLRELEDRRVAPELYPYGSRGPVGAHYLAANYNVRWGDVTSDDGSF from the exons ATGGCCGCCACCGGCTTTCGCGTCCACCCGGCCGCCTTCTTCTCAGCTCATCCGCGCGAGGCAGGGGCCAAGCAGTTGCCGTTCCACCATTGCTCACCTCACAGGATCCTTGTCGCAAGAAGGACGTGGCTTCTCAGGGCGAGGTCCTCCAATGGGCGCCCGCAGATCGGTGCCTCGTTCAGCAACAGCAATGGTATTG TTCATGCAGAGGTGCTAGATGGGAAGCCAGCCGGAGATGGGCCACCAAAGCAGGGAGGGGGCACCGTCAGCATCACCGTCGTGGGCGCCTCCGGCGACCTTGCCAAGAAGAAGATTTTCCCGGCGCTCTTCGCCTTGTTCTACGAGGACTGCCTCCCGGAG CATTTTACAGTGTTTGGTTATGCCCGTAGCAAGATGAGCGATGAAGAGCTTAGGAACATGATTAGCATGACACTGACATGTCGAATTGACAAAAG GGAGAACTGTGGCGATAAGATGGAGGAGTTTCTGCAGAGGTGCTTCTACCAATCTGGGCAGTACAACTCAGAGGAGGGGTTTGCTGAATTAGACAGGAAGCTTAAAGAAAAAGAG GAAGGCAAGGTACCAAACAGGCTATTCTACTTGTCGATCCCGCCAAACATATTCGTCGATGTGGTAAGATCTGCTAGCCGCACCGCGTCTTCTTCAACCGGATGGACTAGATTTATAGTGGAAAAGCCGTTCGGCCGCGACTCGGAGTCCTCAGGGGAGCTCACTCGGTCCCTGAAGAAGTACTTGGCCGAGGAGCAGATATTCAG GATTGACCATTATTTGGGCAAGGAGCTTGTTGAGAACCTTTCGGTCCTCCGTTTCTCCAACCTCGTCTTTGAGCCGCTGTGGTCGAGGAACTACATCAGGAACGTGCAGCTCATCTTCTCTGAAGATTTCGGCACCGAGGGTCGAGGCGG CTACTTCGACAACTACGGGATCATCCGTGACATCATGCAGAACCACCTGCTTCAGATCCTGGCCCTGTTCGCCATGGAGACCCCGGTGAGCCTGGACGCCGAGGACATCCGCAACGAGAAGGTGAAGGTGCTGCGGTCGATGCGGCCGCTGAAGGTGGAGGACGTGGTGGTGGGGCAGTACAAGGGCCACACCCGGGGCGGCAGGTCATTCCCGGGCTACGCCGACGACCCCACCGTGCCCAAGGGCAGCGTCACGCccaccttcgccgccgccgctctcttCATCGACAACGCGCGCTGGGACGGCGTGCCCTTCCTCATGAAGGCCGGCAAGGCGCTGCACACCCGGCGGGCGGAGATCCGGGTGCAGTTCCGGAGCGTGCCGGGGAACCTGTACCGGCGGAGCGTCGGGACGGACCCGGACACGGCGACCAACGAGCTGGTGCTCCGGGTGCAGCCCGACGAGGCCATCTACCTCAAGATCAACAACAAGGTGCCGGGGCTCGGGATGCGGCTCGACCGCAGCAACCTCAACCTGCTCTACTCCGAGCGATACCGCCGGGAGATCCCCGACGCGTACGAGCGGCTGCTGCTGGACGCCATCGAGGGGGAGCGCCGCCTCTTCATCCGGAGCGACGAGCTCGACGCGGCATGGGCCATCTTCACGCCCGTGCTCAGGGAGCTGGAGGACAGAAGGGTGGCGCCGGAGCTCTACCCGTACGGCAGCAGGGGACCCGTCGGCGCGCACTACCTCGCCGCAAACTACAACGTCAGGTGGGGCGACGTCACCAGCGACGACGGCTCCTTCTAG
- the LOC117839537 gene encoding glucose-6-phosphate 1-dehydrogenase, chloroplastic isoform X2: MAATGFRVHPAAFFSAHPREAGAKQLPFHHCSPHRILVARRTWLLRARSSNGRPQIGASFSNSNVHAEVLDGKPAGDGPPKQGGGTVSITVVGASGDLAKKKIFPALFALFYEDCLPEHFTVFGYARSKMSDEELRNMISMTLTCRIDKRENCGDKMEEFLQRCFYQSGQYNSEEGFAELDRKLKEKEEGKVPNRLFYLSIPPNIFVDVVRSASRTASSSTGWTRFIVEKPFGRDSESSGELTRSLKKYLAEEQIFRIDHYLGKELVENLSVLRFSNLVFEPLWSRNYIRNVQLIFSEDFGTEGRGGYFDNYGIIRDIMQNHLLQILALFAMETPVSLDAEDIRNEKVKVLRSMRPLKVEDVVVGQYKGHTRGGRSFPGYADDPTVPKGSVTPTFAAAALFIDNARWDGVPFLMKAGKALHTRRAEIRVQFRSVPGNLYRRSVGTDPDTATNELVLRVQPDEAIYLKINNKVPGLGMRLDRSNLNLLYSERYRREIPDAYERLLLDAIEGERRLFIRSDELDAAWAIFTPVLRELEDRRVAPELYPYGSRGPVGAHYLAANYNVRWGDVTSDDGSF; the protein is encoded by the exons ATGGCCGCCACCGGCTTTCGCGTCCACCCGGCCGCCTTCTTCTCAGCTCATCCGCGCGAGGCAGGGGCCAAGCAGTTGCCGTTCCACCATTGCTCACCTCACAGGATCCTTGTCGCAAGAAGGACGTGGCTTCTCAGGGCGAGGTCCTCCAATGGGCGCCCGCAGATCGGTGCCTCGTTCAGCAACAGCAATG TTCATGCAGAGGTGCTAGATGGGAAGCCAGCCGGAGATGGGCCACCAAAGCAGGGAGGGGGCACCGTCAGCATCACCGTCGTGGGCGCCTCCGGCGACCTTGCCAAGAAGAAGATTTTCCCGGCGCTCTTCGCCTTGTTCTACGAGGACTGCCTCCCGGAG CATTTTACAGTGTTTGGTTATGCCCGTAGCAAGATGAGCGATGAAGAGCTTAGGAACATGATTAGCATGACACTGACATGTCGAATTGACAAAAG GGAGAACTGTGGCGATAAGATGGAGGAGTTTCTGCAGAGGTGCTTCTACCAATCTGGGCAGTACAACTCAGAGGAGGGGTTTGCTGAATTAGACAGGAAGCTTAAAGAAAAAGAG GAAGGCAAGGTACCAAACAGGCTATTCTACTTGTCGATCCCGCCAAACATATTCGTCGATGTGGTAAGATCTGCTAGCCGCACCGCGTCTTCTTCAACCGGATGGACTAGATTTATAGTGGAAAAGCCGTTCGGCCGCGACTCGGAGTCCTCAGGGGAGCTCACTCGGTCCCTGAAGAAGTACTTGGCCGAGGAGCAGATATTCAG GATTGACCATTATTTGGGCAAGGAGCTTGTTGAGAACCTTTCGGTCCTCCGTTTCTCCAACCTCGTCTTTGAGCCGCTGTGGTCGAGGAACTACATCAGGAACGTGCAGCTCATCTTCTCTGAAGATTTCGGCACCGAGGGTCGAGGCGG CTACTTCGACAACTACGGGATCATCCGTGACATCATGCAGAACCACCTGCTTCAGATCCTGGCCCTGTTCGCCATGGAGACCCCGGTGAGCCTGGACGCCGAGGACATCCGCAACGAGAAGGTGAAGGTGCTGCGGTCGATGCGGCCGCTGAAGGTGGAGGACGTGGTGGTGGGGCAGTACAAGGGCCACACCCGGGGCGGCAGGTCATTCCCGGGCTACGCCGACGACCCCACCGTGCCCAAGGGCAGCGTCACGCccaccttcgccgccgccgctctcttCATCGACAACGCGCGCTGGGACGGCGTGCCCTTCCTCATGAAGGCCGGCAAGGCGCTGCACACCCGGCGGGCGGAGATCCGGGTGCAGTTCCGGAGCGTGCCGGGGAACCTGTACCGGCGGAGCGTCGGGACGGACCCGGACACGGCGACCAACGAGCTGGTGCTCCGGGTGCAGCCCGACGAGGCCATCTACCTCAAGATCAACAACAAGGTGCCGGGGCTCGGGATGCGGCTCGACCGCAGCAACCTCAACCTGCTCTACTCCGAGCGATACCGCCGGGAGATCCCCGACGCGTACGAGCGGCTGCTGCTGGACGCCATCGAGGGGGAGCGCCGCCTCTTCATCCGGAGCGACGAGCTCGACGCGGCATGGGCCATCTTCACGCCCGTGCTCAGGGAGCTGGAGGACAGAAGGGTGGCGCCGGAGCTCTACCCGTACGGCAGCAGGGGACCCGTCGGCGCGCACTACCTCGCCGCAAACTACAACGTCAGGTGGGGCGACGTCACCAGCGACGACGGCTCCTTCTAG
- the LOC117839537 gene encoding glucose-6-phosphate 1-dehydrogenase, chloroplastic isoform X3, protein MAATGFRVHPAAFFSAHPREAGAKQLPFHHCSPHRILVARRTWLLRARSSNGRPQIGASFSNSNGIEVLDGKPAGDGPPKQGGGTVSITVVGASGDLAKKKIFPALFALFYEDCLPEHFTVFGYARSKMSDEELRNMISMTLTCRIDKRENCGDKMEEFLQRCFYQSGQYNSEEGFAELDRKLKEKEEGKVPNRLFYLSIPPNIFVDVVRSASRTASSSTGWTRFIVEKPFGRDSESSGELTRSLKKYLAEEQIFRIDHYLGKELVENLSVLRFSNLVFEPLWSRNYIRNVQLIFSEDFGTEGRGGYFDNYGIIRDIMQNHLLQILALFAMETPVSLDAEDIRNEKVKVLRSMRPLKVEDVVVGQYKGHTRGGRSFPGYADDPTVPKGSVTPTFAAAALFIDNARWDGVPFLMKAGKALHTRRAEIRVQFRSVPGNLYRRSVGTDPDTATNELVLRVQPDEAIYLKINNKVPGLGMRLDRSNLNLLYSERYRREIPDAYERLLLDAIEGERRLFIRSDELDAAWAIFTPVLRELEDRRVAPELYPYGSRGPVGAHYLAANYNVRWGDVTSDDGSF, encoded by the exons ATGGCCGCCACCGGCTTTCGCGTCCACCCGGCCGCCTTCTTCTCAGCTCATCCGCGCGAGGCAGGGGCCAAGCAGTTGCCGTTCCACCATTGCTCACCTCACAGGATCCTTGTCGCAAGAAGGACGTGGCTTCTCAGGGCGAGGTCCTCCAATGGGCGCCCGCAGATCGGTGCCTCGTTCAGCAACAGCAATGGTATTG AGGTGCTAGATGGGAAGCCAGCCGGAGATGGGCCACCAAAGCAGGGAGGGGGCACCGTCAGCATCACCGTCGTGGGCGCCTCCGGCGACCTTGCCAAGAAGAAGATTTTCCCGGCGCTCTTCGCCTTGTTCTACGAGGACTGCCTCCCGGAG CATTTTACAGTGTTTGGTTATGCCCGTAGCAAGATGAGCGATGAAGAGCTTAGGAACATGATTAGCATGACACTGACATGTCGAATTGACAAAAG GGAGAACTGTGGCGATAAGATGGAGGAGTTTCTGCAGAGGTGCTTCTACCAATCTGGGCAGTACAACTCAGAGGAGGGGTTTGCTGAATTAGACAGGAAGCTTAAAGAAAAAGAG GAAGGCAAGGTACCAAACAGGCTATTCTACTTGTCGATCCCGCCAAACATATTCGTCGATGTGGTAAGATCTGCTAGCCGCACCGCGTCTTCTTCAACCGGATGGACTAGATTTATAGTGGAAAAGCCGTTCGGCCGCGACTCGGAGTCCTCAGGGGAGCTCACTCGGTCCCTGAAGAAGTACTTGGCCGAGGAGCAGATATTCAG GATTGACCATTATTTGGGCAAGGAGCTTGTTGAGAACCTTTCGGTCCTCCGTTTCTCCAACCTCGTCTTTGAGCCGCTGTGGTCGAGGAACTACATCAGGAACGTGCAGCTCATCTTCTCTGAAGATTTCGGCACCGAGGGTCGAGGCGG CTACTTCGACAACTACGGGATCATCCGTGACATCATGCAGAACCACCTGCTTCAGATCCTGGCCCTGTTCGCCATGGAGACCCCGGTGAGCCTGGACGCCGAGGACATCCGCAACGAGAAGGTGAAGGTGCTGCGGTCGATGCGGCCGCTGAAGGTGGAGGACGTGGTGGTGGGGCAGTACAAGGGCCACACCCGGGGCGGCAGGTCATTCCCGGGCTACGCCGACGACCCCACCGTGCCCAAGGGCAGCGTCACGCccaccttcgccgccgccgctctcttCATCGACAACGCGCGCTGGGACGGCGTGCCCTTCCTCATGAAGGCCGGCAAGGCGCTGCACACCCGGCGGGCGGAGATCCGGGTGCAGTTCCGGAGCGTGCCGGGGAACCTGTACCGGCGGAGCGTCGGGACGGACCCGGACACGGCGACCAACGAGCTGGTGCTCCGGGTGCAGCCCGACGAGGCCATCTACCTCAAGATCAACAACAAGGTGCCGGGGCTCGGGATGCGGCTCGACCGCAGCAACCTCAACCTGCTCTACTCCGAGCGATACCGCCGGGAGATCCCCGACGCGTACGAGCGGCTGCTGCTGGACGCCATCGAGGGGGAGCGCCGCCTCTTCATCCGGAGCGACGAGCTCGACGCGGCATGGGCCATCTTCACGCCCGTGCTCAGGGAGCTGGAGGACAGAAGGGTGGCGCCGGAGCTCTACCCGTACGGCAGCAGGGGACCCGTCGGCGCGCACTACCTCGCCGCAAACTACAACGTCAGGTGGGGCGACGTCACCAGCGACGACGGCTCCTTCTAG
- the LOC117839537 gene encoding glucose-6-phosphate 1-dehydrogenase, chloroplastic isoform X4, which produces MAATGFRVHPAAFFSAHPREAGAKQLPFHHCSPHRILVARRTWLLRARSSNGRPQIGASFSNSNEVLDGKPAGDGPPKQGGGTVSITVVGASGDLAKKKIFPALFALFYEDCLPEHFTVFGYARSKMSDEELRNMISMTLTCRIDKRENCGDKMEEFLQRCFYQSGQYNSEEGFAELDRKLKEKEEGKVPNRLFYLSIPPNIFVDVVRSASRTASSSTGWTRFIVEKPFGRDSESSGELTRSLKKYLAEEQIFRIDHYLGKELVENLSVLRFSNLVFEPLWSRNYIRNVQLIFSEDFGTEGRGGYFDNYGIIRDIMQNHLLQILALFAMETPVSLDAEDIRNEKVKVLRSMRPLKVEDVVVGQYKGHTRGGRSFPGYADDPTVPKGSVTPTFAAAALFIDNARWDGVPFLMKAGKALHTRRAEIRVQFRSVPGNLYRRSVGTDPDTATNELVLRVQPDEAIYLKINNKVPGLGMRLDRSNLNLLYSERYRREIPDAYERLLLDAIEGERRLFIRSDELDAAWAIFTPVLRELEDRRVAPELYPYGSRGPVGAHYLAANYNVRWGDVTSDDGSF; this is translated from the exons ATGGCCGCCACCGGCTTTCGCGTCCACCCGGCCGCCTTCTTCTCAGCTCATCCGCGCGAGGCAGGGGCCAAGCAGTTGCCGTTCCACCATTGCTCACCTCACAGGATCCTTGTCGCAAGAAGGACGTGGCTTCTCAGGGCGAGGTCCTCCAATGGGCGCCCGCAGATCGGTGCCTCGTTCAGCAACAGCAATG AGGTGCTAGATGGGAAGCCAGCCGGAGATGGGCCACCAAAGCAGGGAGGGGGCACCGTCAGCATCACCGTCGTGGGCGCCTCCGGCGACCTTGCCAAGAAGAAGATTTTCCCGGCGCTCTTCGCCTTGTTCTACGAGGACTGCCTCCCGGAG CATTTTACAGTGTTTGGTTATGCCCGTAGCAAGATGAGCGATGAAGAGCTTAGGAACATGATTAGCATGACACTGACATGTCGAATTGACAAAAG GGAGAACTGTGGCGATAAGATGGAGGAGTTTCTGCAGAGGTGCTTCTACCAATCTGGGCAGTACAACTCAGAGGAGGGGTTTGCTGAATTAGACAGGAAGCTTAAAGAAAAAGAG GAAGGCAAGGTACCAAACAGGCTATTCTACTTGTCGATCCCGCCAAACATATTCGTCGATGTGGTAAGATCTGCTAGCCGCACCGCGTCTTCTTCAACCGGATGGACTAGATTTATAGTGGAAAAGCCGTTCGGCCGCGACTCGGAGTCCTCAGGGGAGCTCACTCGGTCCCTGAAGAAGTACTTGGCCGAGGAGCAGATATTCAG GATTGACCATTATTTGGGCAAGGAGCTTGTTGAGAACCTTTCGGTCCTCCGTTTCTCCAACCTCGTCTTTGAGCCGCTGTGGTCGAGGAACTACATCAGGAACGTGCAGCTCATCTTCTCTGAAGATTTCGGCACCGAGGGTCGAGGCGG CTACTTCGACAACTACGGGATCATCCGTGACATCATGCAGAACCACCTGCTTCAGATCCTGGCCCTGTTCGCCATGGAGACCCCGGTGAGCCTGGACGCCGAGGACATCCGCAACGAGAAGGTGAAGGTGCTGCGGTCGATGCGGCCGCTGAAGGTGGAGGACGTGGTGGTGGGGCAGTACAAGGGCCACACCCGGGGCGGCAGGTCATTCCCGGGCTACGCCGACGACCCCACCGTGCCCAAGGGCAGCGTCACGCccaccttcgccgccgccgctctcttCATCGACAACGCGCGCTGGGACGGCGTGCCCTTCCTCATGAAGGCCGGCAAGGCGCTGCACACCCGGCGGGCGGAGATCCGGGTGCAGTTCCGGAGCGTGCCGGGGAACCTGTACCGGCGGAGCGTCGGGACGGACCCGGACACGGCGACCAACGAGCTGGTGCTCCGGGTGCAGCCCGACGAGGCCATCTACCTCAAGATCAACAACAAGGTGCCGGGGCTCGGGATGCGGCTCGACCGCAGCAACCTCAACCTGCTCTACTCCGAGCGATACCGCCGGGAGATCCCCGACGCGTACGAGCGGCTGCTGCTGGACGCCATCGAGGGGGAGCGCCGCCTCTTCATCCGGAGCGACGAGCTCGACGCGGCATGGGCCATCTTCACGCCCGTGCTCAGGGAGCTGGAGGACAGAAGGGTGGCGCCGGAGCTCTACCCGTACGGCAGCAGGGGACCCGTCGGCGCGCACTACCTCGCCGCAAACTACAACGTCAGGTGGGGCGACGTCACCAGCGACGACGGCTCCTTCTAG